The following DNA comes from Anopheles arabiensis isolate DONGOLA chromosome 3, AaraD3, whole genome shotgun sequence.
TCAGTCACATTCCACGTAGGAGTTGAGCCAGTCGGGTTAAACGTTGAGTTCCACTCAGGAGTCGTCCAGTTCTGCGGTGGCTCAGTCACATTCCACGTAGGAGTTGAACCAGTCGGATTAAAAGTTGAGTTCCAATCAGCGGTTGTCCAGTTCTGTGGAGACTCAGTCAAATTCCACGTAAGAGTTGAGCCAGTCGGATTCCACGTTGAGTTCCAATCAGGAGTCGTCCAGTTCTGCGGTGGCTCAGTCACATTCCACGTAGGAGTTGAGCCAGTCGGGTTAAACGTTGAGTTCCACTCAGGAGTCGTCCAGTTCTGTGGAGACTCAGTCACATTCCACGTAGGAGTTGAGCCAGTCGGGTTAAACGTAGAGTTCCACTCAGGGGTCGTCCAGTTCTGTGGAGACTCAGTCATATTCCACGTAGGAGTTGAGTAAGTCGGATTCCACGTTGAGTTCCACTCAGGAGTCGTCCAGTTCTGCGGTGGCTCAGTCACATTCCACGTAGGAGTTGAGTAAGTCACATTCCACGAAGGAGTTGAGCCAGTCGGATTCCATGTTGAGTTCCACTCAGGAGTCGTCCAGTTCTGCGGTGGCTCAGTCACATTCCACGAAGGAGTTGAGCCAGTCTGATTCCATGTTGAGTTCCAATCAGGAGTCGTCCAGTTCTGCGATGGCTCAGTCACATTCCATGTAGGAGTTGAGCCAGTCGGGTTAAACGTTGAGTTCCACTCAGGAGTCGTCCAGTTCTGCGGTGGCTCAGTCACATTCCACGTAGGAGTTGAGCCAGTCGGGTTAAACGTTGAGTTCCACTCAGGAGTCGTCCAGTTCTGCGGTGGCTCAGTCACATTCCACAAAGGAGTTGAGCCAGTTGGATTTAAAGTTGAGTTCCATTCAGGAGTCGTCCAGTTCTGCGGTGGCTCAGTCACATTCCACGTAGGAGTTGAGCCAGTCGGGTTAAACGTTGAGTTCCACTCAGGAGTCGTCCAGTTCTGTGGAGACTCAGTCACATTCCACGTAGGAGTTGAGCCAGTCGGGTTAAACGTTGAGTTCCACTCAAGGGTCGTCCAGTTCTGTGGAGACTCAGTCACATTCCACGTAGGAGTTGAGTAAGTCGGATTCCACGTTGAGTTCCACTCAGGAGTCGTCCAGTTCTGTGGTGGCTCAGTCACATTCCATGTAGGAGTTGAGCCAGTCGGATTAAAGGTGGAGTTCCAATCAGGAGTCGTCCAGTTCTGCGGTGGCTCAGTCACATTCCACGAAGGAGTTGAGCCAGTCGGATTCCATGTTGAGTTCCACTCAGGAGTCGTCCAATTCTGCGGTGGCTCAGTCACATTCCACGAAGGAGAGCTCGAATCAGCTGTTGTCCCATTCACAGGCGGACCAGGGCTATCCCATGAGGGAGTTGATCCTTCTGCCACCCATGATAAGCTCGCTCCGTCCTTTAGCACTGAttctgtttgatttgttgGTGCATCAGCAGTAGTTGGTACCGTACCATCGATCGTTAGTGTCACATTGTATATTGCTTCAGCGTGCACCACAACCACCTGACACAGAAGATTCAAACACAACAGCACACCAAGACCACTATGACACACTTTCAGCAACTTGAGGCGCCCCATCGCAAGGCGTAAGTACTATCCGGAACAACAACCAGTATCGATTTGTCACCCCAGGTCCCGCTGGTTGTCATCATTTATACTTTACTCCAGAGCGGGCCTTTTATCGGGATGTAATCTTTCTACACATCTTTCCATCCCTATCAGAGCTTATCATAATTGTTTTTTGTCGTGATAACGGCGTAAGTGCGCTCCCTCTTCTTTGAGTAACCAATCCGGTAGACCAATGGTTCATTCatattgatttattgcattCAAAAGTACTCGCCCGAGGGAGTGAAGTGATTCTTCCGGTTAGAGATTAAAATACAGCTGCTACCGAAGTTTCATCAACAACAGATTGTGTGGCTGCAAGTCCATGAAACTGGGATACACTTTTCAGTCACTCGTTCGTGACGTCATCGTATCTTGTGGGTATATTTCTAGGAAATCAATACCAGCAAATGAGAGGACGTCCTGCGCATACAAAACAGTTGCAGTGTACCAACACACAAGCGATGCGctttttgcatcaagttggcAAACGTTTGTGACCTTGGCATTTAACTGCGAAATCACCCCCCATGATGAGATGCATTTGCTTTCCGCTCTATCGTTCGTCGCTTTCGCCGCTTTCGTCTCACGACGAACTCATGCAAGGTTAAGCGAAAAATCAATTTGGCGCTATAATGTAACGGAGAAGGTGTTCCTGCTGTTACATCACGCTGATAGTAGTAAATTCACGCTGCACTCAATTTCAATTTACTTCCATATGCTGCGGACAGTAAGCAATAGGATGTAATCGagaggaaataaaaaataaactaaaacccTTACTACTAACCTAAGGAAACGAGATGAAAATACGAATGACAGTGGCAATAAAATATGCATTCACGAGAGTTTTCTCTCGACAGAATACACCGCGTTGCGAATGGCGAGAGAGCATCCGTGGCCCCGTGTCGGTTACGGTGATGAATAATTGAGCAGACAGTACGATGTACCGCGTAAGTGTGGCGGGTTTTCCAGAAAACCTTTCCAGATACCGATAGCACTGCCCCGCCCGGTAAGACAAAGTTACACTGACATACGTGCTCCAGATTGATGTGATTCACGATAGGAGAATCCCCCCCAAGTTGCGGACACAGCACTCTTATCAACATCCTTCAGCGGAATGGTAGCAGCACAAACGGCATCGCGGGTGCCGTTTATTGAACTTGTAATAAATACAATTGTGTTTTAAACGAAACATACTGTTCAACCAGCAAGAAATATGTGTAACCTCGCGCTATCTGGGGGCGGTTTTGCTTTTGTCTTCAACAGAAATGTTTTGACGGTCAGTTACCGAACGCAAGAAATGATATAGCAGCACGTGTTTGCACAGTATCCAACAGGAAGTTAGGCGCCCGATGGCAGCTGTTAGTTCAGTATGTGTTTTCACACTGGTTTCTGTAGTTTGATTACACATAATGTGCACAGTATCTGTCAAAAAGATCTGTCTTCCAGCGCAGCAAAATTTCTTTTCACACGATAAGCATCAGACTCACTGAATCACGCGCATTGAGCATGGGGAAGATCAAGCTTGAAAGTTAGTAATTCGATTTAACGATAAGACACGTGTCAGACATACTTTGCGAATACTTAACGCTTATCAGCTAAACATCAAAGCAAGTATCTGCTTAATATCGTTGACACGTTGTCAGCATCTCGTGCAAACTGAGCGAACCGTACAACCCAACTCGCTGATCGGTTGCTTCTTCCCATTGCGTCACACTCACGGAAAACGGATGCACTGTACGTGTTAAACCATTCCTGTTCCGAACCCGCCCGAAATCCCAACGAAATGCCCTCAAAATTCCACTCCAATAAAGTCGTATTCTTtgttattttccttttctccaATCCGTAACAGGGAACGAACGAGGTGAAAGTTTCTCTCCCGGTACACCCAGCCAagtttccttccttttctgttGCTGCTTATCGAAGGgcacacaaaaataggttcGATAGACCCCGTCGCGTCATGGCATGTTTATTTGGGGTGGTATTATTGGACATTGAGGGGGTACGAATTTATAATACTGCGTGATTGCGAGACCCAAAACCACCCGCGAACGTTTTTCTAAGGAAAGGCGGTTCGATACCCGACGGACGGATTTTTGTTTATGATTGCTCACGCAAGAAGGTCATCCCATGTCGCTGCTTTGGGGTTTACGAATAAAGACCTCTAGGGTAGACCGAAGGAAAGTTATGTCGCGACGCAAAATATATGTTCTATGTTTTATGGGTTTTGCTTACGAATTGGAATGTATTCCCAGAAACAATATTGATGATTTGATAATTCATGTGAAGCAATAGAAAGCCTTAAAATCAGTACCACTAGGTTCCTTTGAATAAAGTCGCAAAGCACTCTTTACTGTACATTAATTATTGAACTTTGTCTTTCTAATATTGTTTCTTCCTCGACACGGTTTATCAATCAAATTATTATCGTTTAAATCGATTTCAAAACCAATCACTACATTAATCTATATGCCGGGAGTCCATTACTCTCAGTAGTGCTTTCCCCAATCAATCACGCCATCGATTGTAAACGAAGAGCTGCTTCAACTCCATTCCCTTCCCCAGCGGCTTTCAGAAACAGTAACAATTTAACGCAAACTGTGACAAATCCTCTTGTGATTGTTTCAAGTGCATCCGTACACATGGCCACTGAGAGGGGCTTTATGAAACCAGCTGCAACTGGTTGTGGATCATACTTGTCTGTTTTGATTTCGCTACGCTTCCCCAAAGCAttatgatgtgtgtgtgctatgcCTAACAGGTTTTTATCAACCGCCACT
Coding sequences within:
- the LOC120899828 gene encoding mucin-5AC-like isoform X3; translated protein: MGRLKLLKVCHSGLGVLLCLNLLCQVVVVHAEAIYNVTLTIDGTVPTTADAPTNQTESVLKDGASLSWVAEGSTPSWDSPGPPVNGTTADSSSPSWNVTEPPQNWTTPEWNSTWNPTGSTPSWNVTEPPQNWTTPDWNSTFNPTGSTPTWNVTEPPQNWTTPEWNSTWNPTYSTPTWNVTESPQNWTTLEWNSTFNPTGSTPTWNVTESPQNWTTPEWNSTFNPTGSTPTWNVTEPPQNWTTPEWNSTLNPTGSTPLWNVTEPPQNWTTPEWNSTFNPTGSTPTWNVTEPPQNWTTPEWNSTFNPTGSTPTWNVTEPPQNWTTPEWNSTWNPTYSTPTWNMTESPQNWTTPEWNSTFNPTGSTPTWNVTESPQNWTTPEWNSTFNPTGSTPTWNVTEPPQNWTTPDWNSTWNPTGSTLTWNLTESPQNWTTADWNSTFNPTGSTPTWNVTEPPQNWTTPEWNSTFNPTGSTPTWNVTEPPQNWTTPEWNSTFNPTGSTPTWNVTEPSQNWTTPEWNSTWNQTGSTPSWNVTEPPQNWTTPEWNSTWNPTGSTPSWNLTEHPQNWTTPSQNWTTPPQNWTSPPQNWTTPLQNSTTPTQNWTTPSQSWTTLPQNWTTPSMNWTETTPAWNVTEHPQNWPTSTQNWTTPAQNWSELTTSPTSPEMVPINRKPTRRTTKSHTTTTTTTTQSARIKLLDRNPTKRFRQQPVRVRPHLDSRTR
- the LOC120899828 gene encoding mucin-5AC-like isoform X1, with amino-acid sequence MGRLKLLKVCHSGLGVLLCLNLLCQVVVVHAEAIYNVTLTIDGTVPTTADAPTNQTESVLKDGASLSWVAEGSTPSWDSPGPPVNGTTADSSSPSWNVTEPPQNWTTPEWNSTWNPTGSTPSWNVTEPPQNWTTPDWNSTFNPTGSTPTWNVTEPPQNWTTPEWNSTWNPTYSTPTWNVTESPQNWTTLEWNSTFNPTGSTPTWNVTESPQNWTTPEWNSTFNPTGSTPTWNVTEPPQNWTTPEWNSTLNPTGSTPLWNVTEPPQNWTTPEWNSTFNPTGSTPTWNVTEPPQNWTTPEWNSTFNPTGSTPTWNVTEPSQNWTTPDWNSTWNQTGSTPSWNVTEPPQNWTTPEWNSTWNPTGSTPSWNVTYSTPTWNVTEPPQNWTTPEWNSTWNPTYSTPTWNMTESPQNWTTPEWNSTFNPTGSTPTWNVTESPQNWTTPEWNSTFNPTGSTPTWNVTEPPQNWTTPDWNSTWNPTGSTLTWNLTESPQNWTTADWNSTFNPTGSTPTWNVTEPPQNWTTPEWNSTFNPTGSTPTWNVTEPPQNWTTPEWNSTFNPTGSTPTWNVTEPSQNWTTPEWNSTWNQTGSTPSWNVTEPPQNWTTPEWNSTWNPTGSTPSWNLTEHPQNWTTPSQNWTTPPQNWTSPPQNWTTPLQNSTTPTQNWTTPSMNWTETTPAWNVTEHPQNWPTSTQNWTTPAQNWSELTTSPTSPEMVPINRKPTRRTTKSHTTTTTTTTQSARIKLLDRNPTKRFRQQPVRVRPHLDSRTR
- the LOC120899828 gene encoding mucin-5AC-like isoform X2, which produces MGRLKLLKVCHSGLGVLLCLNLLCQVVVVHAEAIYNVTLTIDGTVPTTADAPTNQTESVLKDGASLSWVAEGSTPSWDSPGPPVNGTTADSSSPSWNVTEPPQNWTTPEWNSTWNPTGSTPSWNVTEPPQNWTTPDWNSTFNPTGSTPTWNVTEPPQNWTTPEWNSTWNPTYSTPTWNVTESPQNWTTLEWNSTFNPTGSTPTWNVTESPQNWTTPEWNSTFNPTGSTPTWNVTEPPQNWTTPEWNSTLNPTGSTPLWNVTEPPQNWTTPEWNSTFNPTGSTPTWNVTEPPQNWTTPEWNSTFNPTGSTPTWNVTEPSQNWTTPDWNSTWNQTGSTPSWNVTEPPQNWTTPEWNSTWNPTYSTPTWNMTESPQNWTTPEWNSTFNPTGSTPTWNVTESPQNWTTPEWNSTFNPTGSTPTWNVTEPPQNWTTPDWNSTWNPTGSTLTWNLTESPQNWTTADWNSTFNPTGSTPTWNVTEPPQNWTTPEWNSTFNPTGSTPTWNVTEPPQNWTTPEWNSTFNPTGSTPTWNVTEPSQNWTTPEWNSTWNQTGSTPSWNVTEPPQNWTTPEWNSTWNPTGSTPSWNLTEHPQNWTTPSQNWTTPPQNWTSPPQNWTTPLQNSTTPTQNWTTPSQSWTTLPQNWTTPSMNWTETTPAWNVTEHPQNWPTSTQNWTTPAQNWSELTTSPTSPEMVPINRKPTRRTTKSHTTTTTTTTQSARIKLLDRNPTKRFRQQPVRVRPHLDSRTR
- the LOC120899828 gene encoding mucin-5AC-like isoform X5; translation: MGRLKLLKVCHSGLGVLLCLNLLCQVVVVHAEAIYNVTLTIDGTVPTTADAPTNQTESVLKDGASLSWVAEGSTPSWDSPGPPVNGTTADSSSPSWNVTEPPQNWTTPEWNSTWNPTGSTPSWNVTEPPQNWTTPDWNSTFNPTGSTPTWNVTEPPQNWTTPEWNSTWNPTYSTPTWNVTEPPQNWTTPEWNSTWNPTYSTPTWNMTESPQNWTTPEWNSTFNPTGSTPTWNVTESPQNWTTPEWNSTFNPTGSTPTWNVTEPPQNWTTPDWNSTWNPTGSTLTWNLTESPQNWTTADWNSTFNPTGSTPTWNVTEPPQNWTTPEWNSTFNPTGSTPTWNVTEPPQNWTTPEWNSTFNPTGSTPTWNVTEPSQNWTTPEWNSTWNQTGSTPSWNVTEPPQNWTTPEWNSTWNPTGSTPSWNLTEHPQNWTTPSQNWTTPPQNWTSPPQNWTTPLQNSTTPTQNWTTPSQSWTTLPQNWTTPSMNWTETTPAWNVTEHPQNWPTSTQNWTTPAQNWSELTTSPTSPEMVPINRKPTRRTTKSHTTTTTTTTQSARIKLLDRNPTKRFRQQPVRVRPHLDSRTR
- the LOC120899828 gene encoding mucin-5AC-like isoform X4; the encoded protein is MGRLKLLKVCHSGLGVLLCLNLLCQVVVVHAEAIYNVTLTIDGTVPTTADAPTNQTESVLKDGASLSWVAEGSTPSWDSPGPPVNGTTADSSSPSWNVTEPPQNWTTPEWNSTWNPTGSTPSWNVTEPPQNWTTPDWNSTFNPTGSTPTWNVTEPPQNWTTPEWNSTWNPTYSTPTWNVTESPQNWTTLEWNSTFNPTGSTPTWNVTESPQNWTTPEWNSTFNPTGSTPTWNVTEPPQNWTTPEWNSTLNPTGSTPSWNVTEPPQNWTTPEWNSTWNPTYSTPTWNMTESPQNWTTPEWNSTFNPTGSTPTWNVTESPQNWTTPEWNSTFNPTGSTPTWNVTEPPQNWTTPDWNSTWNPTGSTLTWNLTESPQNWTTADWNSTFNPTGSTPTWNVTEPPQNWTTPEWNSTFNPTGSTPTWNVTEPPQNWTTPEWNSTFNPTGSTPTWNVTEPSQNWTTPEWNSTWNQTGSTPSWNVTEPPQNWTTPEWNSTWNPTGSTPSWNLTEHPQNWTTPSQNWTTPPQNWTSPPQNWTTPLQNSTTPTQNWTTPSQSWTTLPQNWTTPSMNWTETTPAWNVTEHPQNWPTSTQNWTTPAQNWSELTTSPTSPEMVPINRKPTRRTTKSHTTTTTTTTQSARIKLLDRNPTKRFRQQPVRVRPHLDSRTR